In the genome of Salmo trutta chromosome 18, fSalTru1.1, whole genome shotgun sequence, one region contains:
- the LOC115153025 gene encoding lysophosphatidylserine lipase ABHD12 has translation MQRTGGSVSKHLRMRKRTGDHDSEEQKTARKKTRASSSAQPRPWPRLLWWFKRGLLAVCVIYVSVPFMMALFPDIIKHLVYSHRVRVPFFIDHSQPADLSLNHTMNMYLTSEHGISLGVWHTVPESQWKEAQGKDLEWYQDSLGAGNPIFIYLHGNGGTRAASNRVGVIHLLSAMDYHVLALDYRGFGDSTGEPTEVGITTDTLYLYQWVKARSGSSLVVLWGHSLGTGVATNTAVKLMEHGIVVDGVIIEGAYTNIRQKGAHDLFGWFYWKFPGFEYFFVDTRAENNIIFPNDENLKRMRSPLLILHAEDDHIVPIHMAQQLYEIAQSAQNSEKRVKMVPFARSLGYLHNGLYKDPHLPNIIREFVHSLPP, from the exons ATGCAGAGGACTGGTGGCTCGGTTAGTAAACATCtcaggatgaggaagaggaccGGTGACCATGATTCCGAGGAGCAGAAGACTGCGAGAAAAAAAACTAGGGCGTCATCGAGTGCGCAGCCGAG accTTGGCCCCGTTTGTTGTGGTGGTTCAAAAGAGGTCTCCTGGCCGTATGTGTCATTTATGTTTCTGTGCCTTTCATGATGGCACTGTTTCCTGACATCATAAAGCACCTGGTTTATTCTCACAGAG TCAGGGTCCCATTCTTCATCGACCACAGCCAGCCAGCCGACCTGTCTCTTAACCACACAATGAACATGTACCTTACATCCGAACACGGGATCTCGTTGGGAGTATG GCACACAGTCCCTGAAAGTCAGTGGAAAGAGGCACAGGGAAAGGACTTGGAATGGTACCAAGATTCTTTGGGAGCTGGAAATCCGATCTTCATTTATCTTCATGGCAATGGAGGCACAAG GGCAGCAAGTAACCGTGTGGGAGTAATACAT CTGCTGAGTGCAATGGATTACCATGTTTTGGCTTTGGACTACAGAG GTTTCGGGGACTCCACCGGAGAGCCCACTGAAGTTGGTATAACCACTGACACCCTCTACTTGTACCAGTGGGTAAAAGCCCGCAGTGGGAGCAGTCTGGTGGTATTATGGGGACACTCCCTTGGCACTGG AGTGGCCACTAATACTGCAGTCAAACTAATGGAACATG GGATTGTTGTTGATGGTGTGATCATTGAGGGAGCATACACCAACATTCGACAGAAGGGTGCTCATGATCTGTTTGGCTGG TTTTATTGGAAGTTCCCAGGTTTTGAGTACTTTTTCGTGGACACAAGGGCAGAAAACAATATAATCTTCCCTAATGATGAAAA CTTGAAGAGGATGAGGAGTCCTCTTCTGATCCTTCATGCAGAGGATGACCACATAGTGCCTATCCACATGGCTCAGCAG CTGTATGAAATTGCACAGAGCGCCCAAAACTCAGAGAAACGAGTTAAGATGGTACCGTTCGCCAGATCCCTTGGGTACCTTCACAATGGATTGTACAAAGACCCTCACCTGCCCAACATTATTAG GGAATTTGTACATTCATTGCCCCCCTAA
- the tm9sf3 gene encoding transmembrane 9 superfamily member 3, whose translation MMGSSRWKIAVVVFLSVAEILMPIEADEHEHTYTDKEEVVLWMNTVGPYHNRQETYKYFSLPFCVGTKKTISHYHETLGEALQGVELEFSGLDIKFKDEVMQTTYCEIELDKAKRDAFVYAIKNHYWYQMYIDDLPIWGIVGEADENGEDHYLWTYKKLEIGFNGNRIVDVNLTSEGKVKLVPNTRIAMSYSVKWKKSDVKFEDRFDKYLDPSFFQHRIHWFSIFNSFMMVIFLVGLVSMILMRTLRKDYARYSKEEEMDDMDRDLGDEYGWKQVHGDVFRPSSHPMIFSSLIGSGCQIFSVSFIVIVVAMIEDLYTERGSMLSTAIFVYAATSPVNGYFGGSLYAKQGGRRWIKQMFIGAFLIPAMVCGTAFFINFIAMYYHASRAIPFGTMVAVCCICLFVILPLNLVGTILGRNLSGQPNFPCRVNAVPRPIPEKKWFMEPAVIVCLGGILPFGSIFIEMYFIFTSFWAYKIYYVYGFMMLVLVILCIVTVCVTIVCTYFLLNAEDYRWQWTSFLSAASTAVYVYMYSFYYYFFKTKMYGLFQTSFYFGYMAVFSTSLGIMCGAVGYVGTSAFVRKIYTNVKID comes from the exons ATGATGGGGTCTTCCAGGTGGAAGATTGCAGTGGTGGTCTTTCTCTCGGTTGCCGAGATATTAATGCCGATCGAGGCAGATGAACACGAACACACG TACACAGATAAAGAGGAGGTGGTTTTATGGATGAATACAGTGGGGCCTTACCACAACAGACAAGAAACGTACAAGTACTTCTCCCTGCCCTTCTGCGTGGGCACCAAAAAGACCATTAGCCACTACCATGAGACATTAGGAGAGGCTCTGCAAGGAGTCGAGCTGGAGTTCAGTGGCCTAGACATTAAGTTCAAAG ATGAAGTCATGCAAACAACATACTGTGAAATCGAGCTGGACAAAGCCAAACGGGATGCCTTTGTATATGCCATTAAAAACCACTATTGGTACCAAATGTACATTGATGACCTACCTATCTGGG GAATTGTCGGCGAGGCAGATGAAAACGGAGAGGATCATTATCTGTGGACTTACAAGAAATTGGAGATCGGCTTCAATGGCAACAGAATTGTTGATGTCAACCTGACGAGTGAAGGCAAAGTCAAGCTTGTGCCCAACACACGAATTGCAATGTCGTATTCG GTAAAGTGGAAGAAGTCAGATGTGAAGTTTGAAGACCGATTTGACAAGTATCTCGATCCATCTTTTTTCCAACACAGA ATTCACTGGTTTTCCATCTTCAATTCCTTCATGATGGTTATCTTCTTGGTTGGCCTGGTGTCCATGATCCTGATGAGAACTCTAAGGAAGGACTATGCTAGATACAGCAAAGAGGAGGAAATGGATGACATG GACAGGGACCTGGGGGATGAGTATGGGTGGAAGCAGGTCCATGGAGACGTGTTCCGGCCGTCCAGCCACCCAATGATCTTCTCCTCCCTTATTGGCTCTGGATGCCAGATCTTCTCGGTCTCGTTCATCGTCATAGTCGTGGCCATGATTGAGGATCTGTACACCGA GAGAGGATCCATGCTGAGCACAGCCATCTTTGTGTATGCTGCCACCTCTCCCGTCAATGGCTATTTTGGCGGAAGTTTGTATGCAAAACAAGGAG GCAGACGATGGATTAAACAGATGTTTATCGGGGCCTTCCTGATCCCTGCCATGGTGTGTGGGACAGCCTTCTTCATCAACTTCATCGCCATGTACTACCATGCCTCCCGAGCCATCCCTTTTGGCACAATG GTGGCTGTTTGctgcatttgtttgtttgttatcctGCCACTCAACCTTGTGGGGACCATTCTGGGAAGAAACCTCTCTGGCCAGCCCAACTTTCCGTGTCGAGTCAATGCAGTGCCGCGGCCAATCCCTGAGAAGAAATG GTTCATGGAGCCAGCTGTCATTGTCTGTCTGGGAGGCATCCTTCCATTCGGTTCCATTTTCATTGAAAT GTACTTCATTTTCACATCATTTTGGGCCTACAAGATCTACTACGTGTACGGGTTCATGATGCTGGTCCTGGTTATCCTCTGCATTGTCACTGTGTGTGTCACCATTGTCTGTACTTACTTCCTCCTCAATGCTGAGGACTACAGATG GCAATGGACAAGCTTTCTCTCTGCTGCATCCACTGCAGTTTATGTTTACATGTACTCCTTTTACTACTATTTCTTCAAAACAAA GATGTATGGTCTGTTCCAGACGTCCTTTTACTTTGGCTACATGGCAGTATTCAGTACGTCTCTCGGAATCATGTGTG GAGCCGTTGGGTATGTGGGAACAAGTGCCTTCGTGAGGAAGATCTACACAAATGTGAAAATTGACTAG